In one window of Leptospira sp. GIMC2001 DNA:
- a CDS encoding OmpA family protein, which yields MQSVKILFLLIAVIFHFQCHTDLFTIRSIKTSSELFLNGDQSNYDDCKILDQRSVVNFLFVVALNRWNRSPLSEKQINFSNVKFQETFTFRDLGISFLGFLFSFISTTETYFGCGYAGQENSLVADMPKIKIIKQPTALTTVSFANSSSVVTPSESNRLKLISAQLLKSQVKLLLVGSADSTGDRSQNLILAQNRAESVKNEFIKLGLDENRIYTMSNLESEKGIFKDSVFRGVILFILEFEEN from the coding sequence ATGCAAAGTGTAAAAATTCTATTTTTATTAATTGCTGTAATTTTTCACTTCCAATGCCATACAGATTTATTCACTATTCGAAGTATCAAGACTTCTTCTGAATTATTCTTGAATGGTGATCAGTCGAACTATGATGATTGCAAGATTCTCGATCAGAGATCAGTTGTTAACTTTTTGTTTGTTGTTGCTCTAAATCGTTGGAATAGATCGCCGCTTTCAGAAAAACAAATCAATTTTTCAAATGTAAAATTCCAAGAAACTTTTACCTTTAGAGATTTGGGAATTTCTTTCTTGGGTTTTTTATTTAGTTTTATTAGCACGACTGAGACTTACTTCGGATGTGGATATGCCGGGCAAGAAAATTCCTTAGTTGCGGATATGCCTAAAATAAAAATTATCAAGCAACCAACCGCGCTTACAACTGTGTCATTTGCAAATTCCTCATCAGTCGTCACTCCATCTGAATCCAATCGCCTGAAATTGATTTCTGCGCAATTGCTAAAGTCACAAGTAAAATTACTTTTGGTGGGATCTGCCGATTCAACTGGTGATCGGTCCCAAAATCTCATTCTAGCTCAGAATCGAGCTGAATCCGTTAAGAACGAATTTATAAAATTGGGACTAGATGAAAATAGAATTTATACGATGTCAAATCTTGAATCCGAGAAAGGAATTTTTAAAGATTCAGTATTTAGAGGAGTTATTTTATTTATTTTAGAATTCGAAGAAAATTGA